One Methanoculleus sp. 7T genomic window carries:
- the nifS gene encoding cysteine desulfurase NifS, translating into MERRRRSAYMDHAATTPTRPEAVEAMLPYFSERFGNPSSLYALAREAKEAVEEARGQVAAAIGARPEEVYFTSGGTEADNWAVKGVAAALRGKGDHIITSAIEHHAVLHPCRALERKGYRVTYLPVDEFGRVDPGTVEDAVTDRTILISVMAANNEIGTIQPVAAIGKVAHDHGILFHTDAVQAIGAFPVDVDGMGADLLALSAHKFGGPKGTGALYVRKGTRLETFMDGGAQERGRRAGTENVPGIVGLGRAIELAVAEMPRNSARIAAMRDRLIRGILDAVPDTRLNGHPTERLPNNVNVAFRYVEGESILLMLDALGVSASTGSACTSASLEPSHVLTACGLPPEHAHGSLRLTLGSGNTEDDVDYVLSVLPGVIERLRQMSPLGPGRA; encoded by the coding sequence ATGGAGCGAAGACGACGATCGGCATACATGGACCATGCGGCGACGACGCCGACGCGGCCGGAGGCCGTCGAGGCGATGCTCCCCTACTTCTCGGAGCGGTTCGGGAACCCATCCTCGCTCTACGCCCTCGCCCGCGAGGCGAAGGAGGCGGTGGAAGAGGCCCGGGGACAGGTGGCGGCGGCGATCGGGGCCCGGCCGGAGGAGGTTTATTTCACCTCCGGGGGGACGGAGGCCGACAACTGGGCGGTCAAGGGGGTGGCGGCGGCCCTCCGAGGGAAGGGCGACCACATCATCACCTCCGCAATCGAGCACCACGCCGTTCTCCATCCCTGCCGGGCCCTGGAGAGGAAGGGCTACCGGGTTACCTACCTGCCCGTCGACGAGTTCGGCCGGGTGGACCCGGGTACCGTCGAGGATGCCGTCACCGACCGGACCATCCTCATCTCGGTGATGGCCGCGAACAACGAGATCGGGACTATCCAGCCGGTTGCAGCCATCGGGAAGGTCGCGCACGACCACGGCATCCTCTTCCACACCGACGCCGTCCAGGCGATCGGGGCCTTCCCGGTGGATGTGGACGGGATGGGGGCCGACCTCCTCGCGCTCTCTGCCCACAAGTTCGGCGGCCCGAAAGGGACGGGAGCGCTCTACGTCCGGAAAGGAACCCGGCTTGAGACGTTCATGGACGGCGGGGCGCAGGAGCGGGGACGGCGGGCCGGGACCGAGAACGTCCCGGGGATCGTCGGGCTTGGTCGGGCAATCGAACTCGCGGTTGCCGAGATGCCCCGGAACTCCGCCAGGATCGCCGCGATGCGGGACCGGCTGATCCGGGGGATCCTCGACGCGGTCCCGGATACACGGTTGAACGGCCACCCGACGGAACGGCTCCCGAACAACGTGAACGTGGCGTTCCGTTACGTCGAGGGGGAGTCGATCCTTCTCATGCTCGACGCACTCGGGGTTTCCGCCTCCACCGGGAGCGCCTGCACCTCGGCGTCGCTTGAGCCCTCGCACGTCCTCACCGCCTGCGGCCTCCCGCCCGAGCACGCCCACGGGTCGCTCCGGCTCACCCTGGGGTCAGGGAACACCGAAGACGACGTCGACTACGTCCTCTCGGTCCTCCCCGGGGTGATCGAGCGCCTGCGGCAGATGTCCCCGCTCGGGCCCGGGCGGGCGTGA
- a CDS encoding phosphomannomutase/phosphoglucomutase, protein MAGIFKAYDIRGRYPDELDEATARRIGNAFVRLLEAERVVVGRDMRLSSASLSRAFAEGAIEAGAEVADAGEVSTPLLNYATIAGEFDGGAMVTASHLPGEMNGLKLAGRDAVPLSGDRGLPLLEAMVGEEPTARTAGSCRRVDMLDAYVGKVAGFVQNPRPLRIIVDAGNGMAGPEIPLLFSRVPEWHLVPMYLKPDGRFPHHHANPLDPATTRELQDRVTAEGADLGVAFDGDADRCGFIDERGERVREDLVTGLIAEFLLEGNPGATILYDLRSSRAVREAIERAGGRGVRSRVGHAFIKARMREEDAIFAGELSGHYYYRDMGFTDNGLLMMVQVLNLLAARGRPLSELVRPLDRYPSTGEINLRVSDPDVVMAALAARYRDADLDHLDGLTATYSEWWFNIRRSHTEPVVRLNLEADTVGLMDEKKQEVLGVIRKTDPGAKVV, encoded by the coding sequence ATGGCAGGTATCTTCAAGGCATACGATATCCGGGGGCGCTACCCGGACGAACTGGACGAGGCGACGGCACGGAGGATCGGGAATGCGTTCGTCCGCCTCCTTGAGGCGGAGCGGGTCGTCGTCGGGCGGGATATGCGGCTTTCGTCGGCGTCGCTTTCGCGGGCGTTCGCCGAAGGCGCGATTGAAGCCGGAGCGGAGGTTGCCGACGCCGGAGAGGTGAGCACGCCGCTCCTCAACTACGCCACAATCGCGGGGGAGTTCGACGGCGGGGCGATGGTGACGGCATCCCACCTCCCCGGGGAGATGAACGGGCTCAAACTCGCGGGCAGGGACGCGGTCCCCCTCTCCGGCGACCGGGGCCTCCCGCTCCTCGAGGCGATGGTCGGGGAGGAGCCGACGGCGCGCACCGCCGGGTCCTGCCGCCGGGTCGATATGCTGGATGCCTACGTCGGGAAGGTGGCCGGGTTTGTCCAAAACCCAAGACCGCTCAGGATCATTGTGGACGCAGGGAACGGTATGGCCGGGCCGGAGATCCCTCTCCTCTTCTCCCGGGTCCCGGAATGGCATCTTGTGCCGATGTACCTCAAACCCGACGGGAGGTTCCCCCACCACCACGCAAACCCGCTCGACCCCGCGACCACCCGGGAACTCCAGGACCGGGTCACGGCCGAGGGCGCGGACCTCGGGGTCGCGTTCGACGGCGATGCGGACCGGTGCGGGTTCATCGATGAGCGGGGCGAGCGGGTCAGGGAGGACCTGGTGACCGGGCTCATCGCGGAGTTCCTGCTCGAAGGGAACCCGGGGGCGACCATCCTCTACGACCTCCGGTCGAGCCGGGCCGTGCGTGAGGCGATCGAGCGGGCCGGAGGGCGGGGCGTCCGGTCCCGGGTGGGCCACGCCTTCATCAAGGCCAGGATGCGGGAGGAGGACGCGATATTCGCCGGGGAACTCTCCGGGCACTACTACTACCGGGATATGGGGTTCACCGACAACGGGCTCCTCATGATGGTCCAAGTCTTAAACCTCCTCGCGGCCAGGGGCCGGCCCCTCTCCGAACTTGTGCGGCCGCTGGACCGCTACCCCTCGACCGGGGAGATCAACCTCCGGGTGAGCGACCCCGACGTGGTGATGGCGGCGCTTGCGGCGCGCTACCGGGACGCGGACCTCGACCACCTCGACGGGCTGACGGCGACCTACTCGGAGTGGTGGTTCAATATCCGCCGTTCCCACACCGAGCCGGTGGTGCGGCTGAACCTCGAAGCGGATACAGTGGGCCTAATGGACGAGAAGAAGCAGGAGGTCCTCGGGGTCATCCGAAAGACCGACCCGGGCGCGAAGGTGGTGTAG
- a CDS encoding M23 family metallopeptidase has product MSAVRQILILAIVTAAILAAGCMQTVVEPQPAPAAPSVNMTVPFPPIPVSSQDGVNLAYELEVSPIGNRTLVPEKVEVIDPDTGAILWSLDGELLAALYHPAADPPPTAAELESGTGKLPVPRISLWFKVGPDAVPDRLVHRLTLNRTESGLAPVTLTGGNVTVRNDLAPVVIGSPVRGAGWTAIETTAPVTHHFLTQITMNGATRVPQRYAQDWIYLDPVTGQAATGNVTPAKNFLGYGREIYSVANGMVVDVMDGLPDLETIYSAPPATVATAAGNYVIVDIGNQKYACYAHMVPGSIRVGVGDTVTEGEVLGLMGNSGNSDLPHLHFQVVTDTPSFLGAEGYPHVYRSFDVIGGVDQALAEEKTSGPDYPINRLWSEFGDFVTLSPQPVSQENNLTENRAVVRLP; this is encoded by the coding sequence ATGTCGGCCGTTCGCCAGATCCTCATCCTCGCCATCGTGACGGCGGCGATCCTTGCTGCCGGATGTATGCAAACCGTAGTGGAACCGCAACCGGCACCTGCGGCCCCGTCGGTGAATATGACCGTCCCGTTTCCGCCCATCCCGGTCTCCAGTCAGGACGGTGTCAACCTTGCCTACGAACTTGAGGTCTCCCCGATAGGAAACCGGACGCTCGTGCCGGAAAAGGTCGAGGTCATCGACCCCGACACGGGGGCTATACTCTGGTCGCTTGATGGGGAGTTGCTGGCCGCGCTCTACCACCCGGCCGCAGACCCCCCGCCGACGGCGGCAGAACTCGAGAGCGGTACCGGGAAACTACCCGTCCCAAGAATCTCCCTCTGGTTCAAGGTTGGTCCGGACGCCGTACCGGACCGGCTCGTCCATCGGCTCACTCTGAACCGGACCGAGAGCGGGCTCGCGCCGGTTACGCTCACCGGCGGCAACGTCACGGTGCGCAACGACCTTGCGCCGGTGGTCATCGGTTCGCCGGTGCGCGGCGCGGGCTGGACGGCGATCGAGACCACGGCTCCCGTAACCCACCACTTCCTTACCCAGATCACGATGAACGGAGCGACCCGCGTCCCCCAGCGCTACGCACAGGATTGGATATACCTGGACCCGGTCACCGGGCAGGCGGCCACCGGGAACGTGACGCCGGCAAAGAACTTCCTCGGATATGGAAGAGAGATCTACTCAGTCGCCAACGGGATGGTGGTGGACGTCATGGACGGGCTCCCCGACCTTGAGACCATCTACTCCGCCCCGCCGGCGACCGTTGCAACCGCGGCCGGAAACTACGTCATCGTCGATATCGGGAACCAAAAATATGCCTGCTACGCCCATATGGTCCCCGGCTCGATCCGTGTCGGGGTCGGCGACACCGTTACGGAGGGAGAGGTCCTCGGCCTGATGGGGAACAGCGGGAACTCCGATCTCCCGCACCTCCACTTCCAGGTCGTGACGGATACTCCTTCCTTCCTCGGCGCCGAGGGCTATCCGCATGTGTACCGTTCATTCGACGTGATCGGCGGGGTCGACCAGGCGCTTGCAGAAGAGAAGACGTCCGGGCCCGACTACCCGATAAACCGATTATGGTCGGAATTTGGCGATTTCGTCACGCTCTCTCCGCAACCGGTGTCGCAGGAGAACAACCTCACTGAAAACCGGGCCGTTGTCCGGCTTCCCTGA
- a CDS encoding PIN domain-containing protein: MKIFIDTNIFLGFYQANFDHLQKIMDLSNIKGKIVLVDHCWNEYLRNRSNIFEILLKEIKNHKPKNIHTTSFISSFDEYKSADDLNKQTGSAIDTLIKKVEAIKSKPDDDIVYRQILSFYNDPGITIFKITPSIFDRAKDRKYLGNPPFSKDKYSIGDEIIWETLLENIDDDLIIVSRDKTFNTHREFLEHEFSNKKQKNLFVFEKLKDVFVKLGKEAPRDLVEFETTEKEPVVYRTESGSVETGDLVQVATSSNVFSASVPTFNTDLICFRCGHVHDRYTPRCIKCGYWMSFD, from the coding sequence ATGAAGATCTTTATTGACACCAATATTTTCTTAGGCTTCTACCAGGCCAATTTTGATCACCTCCAAAAAATTATGGATCTATCTAACATTAAGGGAAAGATAGTTTTAGTAGACCACTGTTGGAATGAGTACCTTCGAAATCGGTCCAATATTTTTGAGATTCTCTTGAAAGAAATTAAAAATCATAAGCCAAAAAATATCCACACTACATCCTTTATTTCTAGTTTTGATGAATATAAGTCTGCAGATGACTTAAATAAGCAAACTGGAAGTGCTATTGATACTTTAATCAAAAAAGTCGAGGCAATCAAAAGTAAACCCGATGATGATATTGTGTATCGCCAGATACTTAGTTTTTACAATGATCCTGGTATCACGATATTTAAGATAACACCGAGTATTTTTGATCGAGCAAAGGACAGGAAATACTTAGGAAATCCCCCATTTTCAAAGGATAAGTATTCAATCGGAGATGAAATTATTTGGGAAACACTATTGGAAAATATAGATGATGACTTAATCATTGTAAGTCGAGATAAGACATTCAATACTCATCGTGAGTTTTTAGAGCATGAATTTTCGAATAAGAAGCAAAAAAATCTTTTTGTCTTTGAAAAATTAAAAGATGTGTTCGTGAAACTTGGAAAGGAAGCTCCAAGAGACTTAGTTGAGTTTGAGACGACCGAAAAAGAACCTGTGGTTTACCGGACAGAATCGGGTTCTGTGGAGACTGGGGATTTGGTCCAAGTTGCAACCTCCTCAAATGTGTTTAGTGCATCAGTACCCACGTTTAACACTGACCTCATCTGTTTCCGATGTGGCCATGTGCATGATCGATACACCCCTAGATGCATAAAGTGCGGATACTGGATGTCGTTTGACTAA